In Prosthecomicrobium sp. N25, one DNA window encodes the following:
- a CDS encoding SapC family protein, with protein MAAQLLLYPSPVPLDSSIHRDLRLRVPADGFGYAAVTHVLPALAEEFAIAAAELPIVFLPAEPRPVPVFVVGLSAGENLMVGPGGVWDGRYIPAYLRRYPFVLGERAEGAPVLCIEPTSRALDATEGERLFEPDARPTATTLHALKFAEDYLAAARRTDTFMDRVLALGLLRPVQIDVRGPDGGTTRLDPFLSLDETKLAALADAAVIELFRSGALAALYAQATSLRQFDALAIRRARRRAGAA; from the coding sequence ATGGCCGCTCAGCTGCTCCTTTATCCCTCTCCGGTGCCGCTCGACAGCAGCATCCACCGCGACCTCAGGCTGCGCGTGCCGGCGGACGGCTTCGGGTATGCAGCAGTCACGCATGTGCTGCCTGCCCTTGCCGAGGAATTCGCGATCGCGGCGGCCGAACTGCCGATCGTGTTCCTGCCCGCCGAGCCGCGGCCCGTGCCGGTCTTCGTGGTCGGACTGTCGGCGGGCGAGAACCTGATGGTCGGGCCGGGAGGCGTCTGGGACGGCCGCTACATACCCGCCTATCTGCGCCGCTATCCCTTCGTGCTCGGGGAACGCGCCGAAGGCGCGCCGGTCCTCTGCATCGAGCCGACCTCCAGGGCGCTCGACGCAACGGAGGGCGAGCGCCTGTTCGAGCCGGACGCCCGGCCGACCGCGACAACGCTGCACGCCCTCAAGTTCGCCGAGGACTATCTGGCCGCCGCCCGCCGAACGGACACCTTCATGGACCGTGTGCTGGCGCTGGGGCTGCTGCGCCCGGTGCAGATCGACGTCCGCGGCCCGGACGGCGGGACGACCCGGCTCGACCCGTTCCTCAGCCTCGACGAGACGAAGCTCGCCGCACTCGCCGACGCGGCCGTGATCGAACTCTTCCGCTCCGGCGCGCTCGCGGCGCTCTACGCGCAGGCCACCAGTCTCCGACAGTTTGATGCGCTGGCGATCCGGCGCGCTCGGCGCCGGGCCGGGGCGGCGTGA
- the pobA gene encoding 4-hydroxybenzoate 3-monooxygenase, translating into MRTQVAIVGAGPAGLLLGHLLTRSGIGNVVLERRSPDYVLSRIRAGVIEQGLADLLREAGVGDRLDREGLLHTGFSLAFAGRRHRIDLDGLTAGKCVTVYGQTELTRDLMEARAKASAPSFYEVEHVELAGLDGDRPSIRFRQKGIDDELNCDFVAGCDGFHGVSRASIPSGVLNTFERVYPFGWLGLLADVPPADEELVYASHDRGFALCSMRSLTRSRFYVQVPLDENPEDWTEIRFFDELKRRLPEEIARRVRPGPAIEKSIAPLRSFVAEPMRWGRLFLAGDAAHIVPPTGAKGLNLAGSDVRYLFEALREHYHEKSGAGLDAYSARALRRVWKAERFSWWMTSVLHRFPGMSPFEERMQQAELDYIASSRAASAALAENYVGLPY; encoded by the coding sequence ATGCGCACGCAGGTCGCGATCGTCGGCGCCGGCCCCGCCGGCCTCCTCCTCGGCCATCTCCTCACCCGCTCAGGCATCGGCAACGTCGTCCTGGAGCGGCGGAGCCCCGACTACGTCCTCTCCCGCATCCGCGCCGGCGTCATCGAGCAGGGCCTGGCCGATCTCCTGCGCGAGGCCGGGGTGGGCGACCGGCTCGACCGCGAGGGCCTCCTCCACACCGGCTTCTCGCTCGCCTTCGCGGGCCGCCGCCACCGCATCGACCTCGACGGCCTGACCGCCGGCAAGTGCGTCACCGTCTACGGGCAGACCGAACTGACCCGCGATCTGATGGAGGCCCGCGCCAAGGCCTCCGCGCCGAGCTTCTACGAGGTCGAGCACGTCGAGCTCGCCGGCCTGGATGGGGACCGGCCCTCGATCCGTTTCCGTCAGAAGGGCATAGATGACGAGCTCAACTGCGACTTCGTCGCCGGCTGCGACGGGTTCCACGGCGTCTCGCGCGCCTCGATCCCGAGCGGGGTCCTGAACACCTTCGAGAGGGTCTATCCGTTCGGCTGGCTCGGCCTTCTCGCCGACGTGCCGCCCGCCGACGAGGAACTGGTCTATGCCAGCCACGACCGCGGCTTCGCGCTCTGCTCCATGCGCTCGCTGACCCGCAGCCGCTTCTACGTCCAGGTGCCCCTGGACGAGAATCCGGAGGACTGGACCGAGATCCGCTTCTTCGACGAGTTGAAGCGCCGGCTTCCCGAGGAGATCGCCCGGCGGGTGCGCCCCGGCCCGGCCATAGAGAAGAGCATCGCGCCGCTGCGCAGCTTCGTCGCCGAACCGATGCGCTGGGGCCGCCTCTTCCTGGCGGGCGACGCCGCCCACATCGTTCCCCCGACCGGCGCCAAGGGCCTGAACCTGGCGGGGAGCGATGTCCGCTATCTCTTCGAGGCCTTGCGCGAGCACTACCACGAGAAGTCCGGCGCCGGGCTCGACGCCTATTCGGCGCGCGCACTCCGCCGCGTCTGGAAGGCGGAGCGCTTCTCCTGGTGGATGACCTCCGTCCTTCACCGCTTCCCCGGCATGTCGCCCTTCGAGGAGCGCATGCAGCAGGCCGAGTTGGACTACATCGCGTCCTCGCGGGCGGCCTCCGCCGCGCTGGCCGAGAACTACGTGGGCCTGCCCTACTGA
- the tssM gene encoding type VI secretion system membrane subunit TssM yields MKAIWANLSVVGIGVLALVGVIWYVGPVLAVAGYYPLENPILRGVLIGVVALSSLIYAIYYAWSEVKNRRALNEAVAAPAETDDRDVLKSKMKDALATLKGASGRRGDFLYDLPWYVIIGPPGSGKTTALVNSGLKFPLARGQTPEAIAGVGGTRYCDWWFTEEAVLIDTAGRYTTQDSNQASDQKSWLSFLDILKKNRPRQPINGVIVAISIEDVVSLSPGELGQHADAIRNRLTELHDRLKIDFPVYVVFTKMDLIAGFVEFFSDLSDLRRQIVWGATFQTAKKNENLVAKVPEELDALIERLTEYMPDRLQGEPDPSDKIRIFGFPAQIATLKKPIYDFLARIFEPTRYQSNATLRGFYFTSGTQQGTPIDRIIGTLSRTFGAQALSQHMLSGTGKSYFLKDLISTVIIGESAWVSTDRAAVRQRLILRTAAYVCLFLLTAGAVAAWTTSYTRNDGLIGSLVGAVGDYKTDVAPFLEKTEIDDRRFEWVVPALDKIRRLPTGYDKRNDGTPVEETFGLAQRPRLSAASLTSYRASLERLLRPRLLYRLEEVISAAKDKTGAESADLYDAFKVYLMLGRQGPVERELVLDWMRADWRGLYPGPERDGLRKSLETHLAALLDLDNGTGIEIPLNGPMVKDVQNAIVRMSLAERAYQIIRSKGRAGKNRDVVFASIGPDMATVFQAKDGSSLDTVVVPGFFTYDGFYERLLPALPDIAGQLERDRWVLGEAGQQELVQSQFASLPDDVLKLYAKDFIGAWTGALNKLDIRSLTADRPRYLVLAALSAQASPLKQVFEEIRKQTQLSRERKPDPNAKDAAPPPVLATQASASAEVEAQFRPFYAIVEGGGGPRQLDQVVATLNDVYHGLIGQATEGGPTPQLNQATRESIRKLRASAGLFPEPFARMLRTATDEFDSSIATAVVGDLQKALAETITPVCRQAVQNRYPFEKGAEREVPQIEFGRIFGPGGVFDKFYTENLAQYVDTSRAEWSWRRESRVGTLLSPAALKQFQRAAQIKDVFFPSGTQQPGFTLAITALTPTDSITTLALDVNGVQVVSPKNPAPAPPPTTDGATAPAGAAGSSGVTPLRPGQQPGQPGAQPAAPKPQPVKPGPPVAVQWPGPTGLQYVRIVAKSDAAGTEFTPYLDQRGFWSLFRVLDKSRVNRSGDRLIVNIPATGREFQYQINVSSLQNPLTLPALRDFDCPTSLQ; encoded by the coding sequence ATGAAGGCCATCTGGGCCAATCTCAGCGTCGTCGGGATCGGCGTCCTCGCGCTCGTCGGCGTCATCTGGTACGTCGGCCCGGTCCTGGCGGTCGCCGGCTATTACCCGCTCGAGAATCCGATCCTGCGCGGCGTCCTGATCGGCGTCGTCGCCCTGTCGTCGCTCATCTACGCGATCTATTACGCCTGGAGCGAGGTGAAGAACCGGCGCGCCCTCAACGAGGCCGTCGCCGCCCCGGCCGAGACCGACGACCGCGACGTCCTGAAGTCCAAGATGAAGGACGCGCTCGCCACCCTGAAGGGCGCGAGCGGCCGTCGCGGCGACTTCCTCTACGACCTCCCGTGGTACGTCATCATCGGCCCGCCGGGCTCCGGCAAGACGACCGCGCTCGTCAATTCCGGCCTGAAGTTCCCGCTCGCCCGCGGCCAGACCCCGGAGGCGATCGCCGGCGTCGGCGGCACCCGCTACTGCGACTGGTGGTTCACCGAGGAGGCGGTGCTGATCGACACCGCCGGCCGCTACACCACCCAGGATTCCAACCAGGCCTCCGACCAGAAGAGCTGGCTCTCCTTCCTCGACATCCTGAAGAAGAACCGCCCCCGCCAGCCCATCAACGGCGTCATCGTGGCGATCAGCATCGAGGACGTCGTCTCGCTCTCGCCCGGCGAGCTCGGCCAGCACGCCGACGCGATCCGCAACCGGCTCACCGAGTTGCACGACCGGCTGAAGATCGACTTCCCGGTCTATGTCGTCTTCACCAAGATGGACCTGATCGCCGGCTTCGTGGAGTTCTTCTCCGACCTGAGCGATTTGCGCCGCCAGATCGTCTGGGGCGCCACCTTCCAGACGGCGAAGAAGAACGAGAACCTCGTCGCCAAGGTGCCGGAGGAACTCGACGCCCTCATCGAGCGCCTGACCGAATACATGCCCGATCGCCTGCAGGGCGAGCCCGACCCCTCCGACAAGATCCGCATCTTCGGCTTCCCGGCCCAGATCGCGACCCTGAAGAAGCCGATCTACGACTTCCTGGCGCGCATCTTCGAGCCGACCCGCTACCAGTCCAACGCCACCCTGCGCGGCTTCTACTTCACCTCCGGCACCCAGCAGGGCACGCCCATCGACCGCATCATCGGCACCCTGTCGCGCACCTTCGGCGCGCAGGCACTGAGCCAGCACATGCTGTCCGGCACGGGCAAGAGCTACTTCCTCAAGGACCTCATCTCGACCGTCATCATCGGCGAATCCGCCTGGGTCTCGACCGACCGCGCCGCCGTGCGCCAGCGCCTGATCCTGAGGACGGCCGCCTATGTCTGCCTCTTCCTCCTCACCGCCGGCGCCGTGGCGGCCTGGACGACCAGCTACACCCGCAACGACGGCCTGATCGGCAGCCTCGTCGGCGCGGTCGGCGACTACAAGACCGACGTCGCGCCCTTCCTGGAGAAGACCGAGATCGACGACCGGCGCTTCGAGTGGGTCGTCCCGGCCCTCGACAAGATCCGCCGCCTGCCGACCGGATACGACAAGCGCAACGACGGCACGCCCGTCGAGGAGACCTTCGGCCTCGCCCAGCGCCCGCGCCTCTCCGCCGCCAGCCTCACCTCCTACCGCGCCTCGCTGGAGCGCCTGCTCCGCCCGCGCCTGCTCTACCGGCTGGAGGAGGTCATCTCCGCCGCCAAGGACAAGACCGGCGCGGAATCCGCCGACCTCTACGACGCCTTCAAGGTGTACCTGATGCTCGGCCGCCAGGGCCCGGTCGAGCGCGAACTGGTCCTCGACTGGATGCGCGCCGACTGGCGCGGCCTCTACCCGGGTCCCGAGCGCGACGGCCTGCGCAAGTCGCTGGAGACCCACCTCGCGGCGCTCCTCGACCTCGACAACGGCACCGGCATCGAGATCCCGCTGAACGGCCCGATGGTGAAGGACGTGCAGAACGCGATCGTGCGCATGAGCCTCGCCGAGCGCGCCTACCAGATCATCCGCTCCAAGGGCCGGGCCGGCAAGAACCGCGACGTCGTCTTCGCCTCCATCGGCCCCGACATGGCGACCGTCTTCCAGGCCAAGGACGGATCCTCGCTCGACACCGTCGTGGTCCCCGGCTTCTTCACCTACGACGGCTTCTACGAGCGGCTGCTGCCTGCGCTCCCCGACATCGCCGGCCAGCTCGAGCGCGACCGCTGGGTGCTCGGCGAGGCCGGCCAGCAGGAGCTCGTGCAGAGCCAGTTCGCCTCGCTGCCCGACGACGTCCTGAAGCTCTACGCCAAGGACTTCATCGGCGCCTGGACCGGCGCGCTGAACAAGCTGGACATCCGCTCGCTGACGGCGGACCGGCCGCGCTACCTCGTCCTCGCCGCGCTGTCCGCCCAGGCCTCGCCACTCAAGCAGGTCTTCGAGGAGATCCGCAAGCAGACCCAACTCTCGCGCGAGCGGAAGCCCGACCCCAACGCCAAGGACGCCGCCCCGCCGCCCGTCCTCGCCACCCAGGCTTCGGCGAGCGCCGAGGTCGAGGCCCAGTTCCGCCCCTTCTACGCCATCGTGGAGGGCGGCGGCGGCCCACGCCAGCTCGACCAGGTGGTCGCCACGCTCAACGACGTCTATCACGGCCTCATCGGCCAGGCGACCGAGGGCGGCCCCACCCCGCAGCTCAACCAGGCCACCCGCGAGAGCATCCGCAAGCTGCGCGCCAGCGCCGGCCTCTTCCCCGAGCCCTTCGCCCGCATGCTGCGGACGGCCACCGACGAATTCGATTCCAGCATCGCGACCGCGGTGGTCGGCGACCTGCAGAAGGCGCTCGCCGAGACCATCACGCCGGTCTGCCGCCAGGCGGTCCAGAACCGCTACCCCTTCGAGAAGGGTGCCGAGCGCGAGGTGCCGCAGATCGAGTTCGGCCGGATCTTCGGTCCGGGCGGGGTCTTCGACAAGTTCTACACCGAGAACCTCGCCCAGTATGTCGACACCTCGCGCGCCGAATGGTCCTGGCGGCGCGAGAGCCGGGTCGGCACGCTCCTCTCGCCGGCGGCCCTGAAGCAGTTCCAGCGCGCCGCCCAGATCAAGGACGTCTTCTTCCCTTCCGGCACGCAGCAGCCCGGCTTCACCCTCGCCATCACGGCACTGACGCCGACCGACAGCATCACCACGCTCGCCCTCGACGTGAACGGCGTGCAGGTCGTGTCGCCCAAGAATCCCGCTCCCGCCCCGCCGCCGACCACGGACGGCGCGACCGCACCGGCCGGGGCCGCCGGCAGCTCCGGCGTAACGCCGCTGCGTCCCGGCCAGCAGCCCGGCCAGCCGGGAGCCCAGCCCGCCGCGCCGAAGCCGCAGCCCGTCAAGCCCGGACCGCCCGTCGCGGTCCAGTGGCCCGGCCCGACCGGCCTCCAGTACGTCCGGATCGTTGCGAAATCCGACGCGGCCGGCACCGAGTTCACGCCCTACCTCGACCAGCGTGGCTTCTGGTCCCTGTTCCGCGTCCTCGACAAGAGCCGGGTGAACCGGTCCGGCGACCGCCTGATCGTCAACATCCCGGCGACCGGCCGCGAGTTCCAGTACCAGATCAACGTCAGCTCTCTGCAAAACCCGCTGACGCTGCCCGCGCTCCGCGACTTCGACTGCCCCACCTCCCTGCAATAG
- the tagF gene encoding type VI secretion system-associated protein TagF — MRCGLYGKLPCKRDFIAQSLPAGFLPVYEPWLQAGMAASKTALGSAWQGVYMKAPIWRFWLGASYCGRTVLGALMPSIDGIGRYFPLTIAASPEEDTFLPPVVAPQTEWFVKAEDLLLEALDETTEFDPYLAKLEALPGPPVAPRPETPDAVVVSRTGFLTGTGDETNLSSLFDAVRRSEEAARFENGTFWWTIGGEEQPAQILYGRRLPPPEAFAGLLAARIDVNLL; from the coding sequence ATGCGCTGCGGTCTCTACGGCAAGCTCCCCTGCAAGCGAGACTTCATCGCCCAGTCGCTGCCGGCAGGATTCCTGCCGGTCTACGAGCCCTGGCTCCAGGCCGGTATGGCCGCGAGCAAGACGGCGCTCGGCAGCGCCTGGCAGGGGGTCTACATGAAGGCGCCGATCTGGCGCTTCTGGCTCGGCGCCTCCTATTGCGGCCGCACCGTGCTCGGCGCCCTGATGCCCTCCATCGACGGCATCGGGCGCTACTTCCCGCTGACCATCGCGGCCTCCCCGGAGGAGGACACCTTCCTGCCGCCGGTCGTGGCGCCGCAGACCGAGTGGTTCGTCAAGGCCGAGGACCTGCTCCTCGAGGCGCTCGACGAGACCACCGAGTTCGACCCCTACCTGGCGAAGCTGGAAGCCCTGCCGGGCCCTCCGGTCGCGCCCCGCCCCGAGACGCCCGACGCCGTGGTGGTCTCCCGCACCGGATTCCTGACCGGGACCGGGGACGAGACGAACCTGTCGAGCCTCTTCGACGCCGTGCGCCGGAGCGAGGAGGCCGCGCGCTTCGAGAACGGCACTTTCTGGTGGACGATCGGCGGGGAGGAGCAGCCCGCCCAGATCCTCTACGGCCGCCGCCTGCCGCCGCCGGAAGCCTTCGCGGGCCTGCTCGCCGCCCGCATCGACGTCAACCTGCTGTGA
- a CDS encoding PP2C family protein-serine/threonine phosphatase, with translation MARPLVYDTGMICHVGLVRQVNEDSFLIRPGKGLWVVADGMGGHDSGRLASTTVVECLDGVEPADTASDLLAACELGLMRANSILRETARRRHVLAIGSTVVLLLVHERVFAAVWSGDSRLYRVRGEAIAQITRDHSEAAELLARGIVSEEEARHWPRRNVITRAIGVREAPELEIVDGEIAPDDIFVLCSDGLTTHMEDDEIRREVLSGDAQAAADRMLATVLDRGAKDNVTAVVVKAREREPTVVDPNGNLRRDWAPSA, from the coding sequence ATGGCACGACCGCTCGTCTACGACACCGGCATGATCTGCCACGTCGGCCTCGTCCGCCAGGTGAACGAGGACTCGTTCCTGATCCGGCCCGGCAAGGGCCTCTGGGTGGTCGCCGACGGCATGGGCGGCCACGATTCCGGCCGGCTGGCGAGCACCACGGTGGTCGAGTGCCTGGACGGCGTCGAACCGGCCGATACGGCCTCCGACCTGCTGGCGGCCTGCGAGCTCGGCCTCATGCGCGCCAACTCCATCCTGCGCGAGACGGCACGGCGCCGCCACGTCCTGGCGATCGGCTCGACGGTCGTCCTCCTCCTCGTCCACGAGCGGGTCTTCGCGGCCGTCTGGTCGGGCGACAGCCGCCTCTACCGGGTCCGCGGCGAGGCCATCGCGCAGATCACGCGTGATCATTCCGAAGCCGCCGAACTCCTGGCCCGCGGCATCGTCAGCGAGGAGGAGGCGCGCCACTGGCCGCGGCGCAACGTGATCACCCGTGCCATCGGGGTGCGCGAGGCCCCGGAGCTCGAGATCGTCGACGGCGAGATCGCCCCGGACGATATTTTCGTCTTGTGCAGCGACGGCCTGACCACGCACATGGAGGACGACGAGATTCGCCGCGAGGTCTTGTCGGGCGATGCCCAGGCGGCCGCGGACAGGATGCTGGCGACCGTGCTCGACCGAGGCGCCAAGGACAACGTGACGGCGGTCGTCGTGAAAGCCCGGGAGCGCGAGCCCACGGTCGTCGATCCGAACGGCAACCTGCGCCGTGATTGGGCGCCGAGCGCATGA
- a CDS encoding serine/threonine-protein kinase produces the protein MRASERSRDWLPAGTRLNDIYEIDEPIAAGGMGEVYRGHSILTGDSIAIKMIKAELADTESAMALFRKEASALHNLHHEAIIRYYLFTVEPKLGRPYLAMEFVSGRPLSDLLKNGPLTFDEVRSLGVRVATGLQAAHERGIIHRDMSPDNIIVPGRDFSQSKIIDFGIARQTQSHESTVIGSGFAGKYNYVSPEQMGLAGGIVGPAADIYSLGLVLAEASAGWAINMRGTPVEEVEKRRVVPNLSHIDTRLRPLLEWMLQPYPEDRPPTMNDVAHWLRQFGTVSPARPATHPPADTGDATVAVAPGRRRTTTGTGTGTGAERQQSRGPQDPYADDPYGPDGPTRIANRPDRNPQSRAPSGSWPDPAQGYRQPSGYSEPPAWSQPPQRGSYPPSSQPPQPRSPYADPGRYSQPPQSRGTSRPPTSEPPRSRPPGSQPPPNPYGQSAYPEARPYSEPPRPGQGSQAPGAYRSAYPEAPPAAPAPPASKPAGSRLGIGLAVAALLLVAGVGAIAWYVLVRPGGSEIAATTPQPPAPVPGVPGAGAAPPPTPTGPAVPAAAPGTTVAVGPPVVAADVARFIEDYAPAGEACFYLAPVVVADNQAVTEGYGRSIVPFEGFDSAFFSRHGFEAEVLMRQVTEAQCPVVRLLQQTRFRGGPGPRIELATNRLRPGETVGGEAAWSGGYTLTVLHVTDDGLVQVVARPAKTGNARFQITAPRAPEAAGRPNLAVVVVTGSAFPTLLSDERVPAAVFVDRLRAEAKNDRIITAAQYLVIEK, from the coding sequence ATGAGAGCCTCAGAACGCAGTCGCGACTGGCTCCCCGCCGGCACGCGCCTCAACGACATCTACGAGATCGACGAGCCCATCGCCGCGGGCGGGATGGGGGAGGTCTACCGCGGGCACTCGATCCTGACCGGCGACTCCATCGCCATCAAGATGATCAAGGCGGAGCTCGCCGACACCGAGTCCGCCATGGCGCTCTTCCGCAAGGAGGCCTCGGCGCTTCACAACCTCCACCACGAAGCGATCATCCGCTACTATCTCTTCACGGTCGAGCCGAAGCTCGGGCGGCCCTACCTCGCCATGGAGTTCGTTTCCGGCCGGCCGCTCTCCGACCTCCTGAAGAACGGGCCGCTGACCTTCGACGAGGTGCGCTCCCTTGGGGTGCGCGTGGCGACCGGCCTGCAGGCCGCCCACGAGCGCGGCATCATCCACCGGGACATGTCACCCGACAACATCATCGTCCCGGGCCGCGATTTCTCGCAGTCGAAGATCATCGACTTCGGCATCGCCCGGCAGACGCAGAGCCATGAATCGACCGTCATCGGCAGCGGCTTCGCGGGCAAGTACAACTACGTGTCGCCCGAGCAGATGGGCCTGGCGGGCGGCATCGTCGGCCCCGCCGCGGACATCTACAGCCTGGGCCTGGTCCTCGCCGAGGCCAGCGCCGGCTGGGCCATCAACATGCGCGGCACCCCGGTCGAGGAGGTCGAGAAGCGGCGCGTCGTCCCCAATCTCAGCCACATCGACACCCGCCTCCGGCCGCTCCTGGAATGGATGCTGCAGCCCTACCCGGAGGACCGTCCGCCCACGATGAACGACGTCGCCCACTGGTTGCGCCAGTTCGGCACGGTCAGCCCCGCCCGCCCGGCCACGCACCCGCCCGCCGACACCGGCGACGCCACCGTCGCGGTCGCGCCCGGCCGCCGTCGTACGACGACCGGCACCGGCACGGGGACCGGCGCCGAGCGCCAGCAGAGCCGGGGTCCCCAGGATCCCTACGCGGACGATCCCTACGGGCCCGACGGCCCGACCCGCATCGCCAACCGCCCCGACCGGAATCCGCAATCGCGCGCGCCCTCGGGATCCTGGCCCGACCCGGCCCAGGGCTACCGCCAGCCGTCCGGCTATTCGGAGCCGCCCGCCTGGTCCCAGCCCCCGCAGCGCGGCTCCTATCCGCCGTCCTCCCAGCCGCCGCAGCCGCGCTCGCCCTATGCCGACCCGGGGCGCTATTCCCAGCCCCCGCAGTCCCGCGGCACCTCGCGTCCGCCCACCTCGGAGCCGCCGCGCTCGCGGCCCCCCGGGTCGCAGCCGCCGCCGAACCCCTACGGCCAGTCCGCCTACCCGGAAGCCCGGCCCTATTCCGAGCCCCCGCGCCCCGGCCAGGGCTCCCAGGCACCCGGCGCCTACCGGTCCGCCTATCCCGAGGCGCCCCCGGCCGCCCCGGCCCCGCCCGCCTCGAAGCCGGCCGGTTCCCGCCTCGGCATCGGCCTCGCGGTCGCGGCCCTGCTGCTCGTCGCGGGTGTCGGGGCGATCGCCTGGTACGTGCTCGTCCGGCCCGGCGGGTCCGAGATCGCCGCCACGACCCCCCAGCCGCCCGCACCCGTGCCGGGCGTGCCCGGGGCCGGCGCCGCGCCGCCCCCCACGCCCACGGGTCCGGCCGTCCCCGCAGCCGCACCCGGCACGACCGTCGCCGTCGGGCCGCCCGTGGTCGCCGCCGACGTCGCCCGCTTCATCGAGGACTACGCCCCGGCCGGCGAAGCCTGCTTCTACCTCGCCCCCGTGGTCGTCGCCGACAACCAAGCGGTGACGGAAGGCTACGGCCGTTCGATCGTCCCCTTCGAGGGCTTCGACAGCGCCTTCTTCAGCCGCCACGGCTTCGAGGCCGAGGTGCTGATGCGCCAGGTGACCGAAGCCCAGTGCCCGGTGGTGCGGCTGCTCCAGCAGACCCGGTTCCGCGGCGGCCCCGGCCCACGCATCGAACTCGCCACCAACCGCCTGCGCCCCGGCGAGACCGTCGGCGGCGAGGCCGCCTGGTCGGGCGGCTACACGCTGACGGTCCTGCACGTCACCGACGACGGCTTGGTCCAGGTGGTCGCCAGGCCCGCCAAGACCGGCAACGCCCGTTTCCAGATCACCGCGCCGCGCGCCCCCGAGGCCGCCGGCCGCCCGAATCTCGCCGTCGTGGTCGTGACCGGCTCGGCCTTCCCGACGCTCCTTTCCGACGAGCGCGTGCCGGCCGCCGTCTTCGTCGACCGGCTGCGCGCCGAGGCGAAGAACGACCGCATCATCACGGCAGCGCAATACCTCGTGATCGAGAAGTAG
- a CDS encoding RbsD/FucU family protein: protein MLKGLDPLLTGEVLHVLRSMGHGDDLVVCDANFPSETVARQTVWGTPIRMDGADSARVVRAVLSVMPLDSFVPVAAERMEVVGDPVTVPEVQREVQAEIDAAEGRPTPMGGIERFAFYERAKTAYAVLVTGERRFYGCFVLKKGVIPPEA, encoded by the coding sequence ATGCTGAAGGGTCTCGATCCGCTCCTGACCGGAGAGGTTCTGCACGTCCTGCGCTCGATGGGCCACGGCGACGACCTCGTGGTCTGCGACGCCAACTTCCCGTCCGAGACCGTGGCGCGCCAGACCGTCTGGGGAACCCCGATCCGCATGGACGGCGCCGATTCGGCCCGGGTGGTCCGGGCCGTCCTGTCGGTGATGCCGCTCGACAGCTTTGTGCCCGTCGCCGCGGAGCGCATGGAGGTGGTCGGCGATCCGGTGACGGTCCCTGAGGTCCAGCGAGAGGTGCAGGCCGAGATCGACGCCGCGGAGGGCCGGCCGACGCCGATGGGCGGCATCGAGCGCTTCGCCTTCTACGAGCGGGCCAAGACGGCCTATGCGGTGCTGGTGACCGGCGAACGGCGCTTCTACGGCTGCTTCGTCCTGAAGAAGGGTGTCATCCCGCCCGAGGCCTGA
- a CDS encoding DUF4424 family protein, with the protein MRVIAQALASAALAAFLALSGPPPATANDSTAELGVGGLVLTANSGIAMKSEDLRISANLIEVRYEFLNETDKDITTLVAFPMPLISANDADFQYALPKERDPVNFIGFTVTVDGQKIAPEVEQRARVHGVDITDRLKADGIPLNPFPLQRGREALARLSPDKRKFYVERGLAIWSEGQPTSVAWDVATTFFWMQTFPAQKVVSVQHSYTPVVGTGFLTETVLAGPPESPQLMDYCIDKGTNAGIRKIIQARKVQNGADEPGLFQTRLQYVLLTGANWAGPIRDFRMSINKPTPDTIMSFCFDGKLQKISPTTFTFAAKNYTPSRNLSILFVNPNRSN; encoded by the coding sequence GTGCGCGTCATCGCCCAGGCCCTCGCATCCGCCGCCCTTGCGGCCTTCTTGGCCCTCTCCGGCCCGCCGCCCGCCACCGCCAACGACTCGACCGCCGAACTCGGGGTCGGCGGCCTGGTGCTGACGGCCAACTCCGGCATCGCCATGAAGTCGGAGGATCTCAGGATCTCGGCCAACCTGATCGAGGTGCGCTACGAGTTCCTGAATGAGACCGACAAGGACATCACCACCCTGGTCGCCTTCCCGATGCCGCTGATCTCGGCCAACGACGCCGATTTCCAGTACGCGCTGCCGAAGGAGCGGGACCCGGTCAACTTCATCGGCTTCACCGTCACGGTCGACGGCCAGAAGATCGCGCCCGAGGTGGAGCAGAGGGCCCGCGTGCATGGCGTCGACATCACCGACCGCCTGAAGGCGGACGGCATCCCGCTGAACCCGTTCCCGCTCCAGCGCGGCCGCGAGGCGCTAGCCAGGCTCTCGCCCGACAAGCGCAAGTTCTATGTCGAGCGCGGCCTCGCCATCTGGTCCGAGGGGCAGCCCACATCGGTCGCCTGGGACGTGGCGACGACCTTCTTCTGGATGCAGACCTTCCCGGCCCAGAAGGTCGTCTCCGTCCAGCACAGCTACACGCCCGTCGTCGGCACCGGCTTCCTGACCGAGACGGTGCTGGCCGGCCCGCCCGAGTCGCCGCAGCTGATGGACTACTGCATCGACAAGGGCACCAATGCCGGCATCCGCAAGATCATCCAGGCCCGCAAGGTGCAGAACGGCGCCGACGAGCCGGGCCTCTTCCAGACCCGCCTTCAATACGTGCTCCTCACCGGCGCCAACTGGGCCGGCCCGATCCGCGATTTCAGGATGTCCATCAACAAGCCGACGCCCGATACGATCATGTCCTTCTGCTTCGACGGCAAGCTCCAGAAGATCTCGCCGACGACTTTCACCTTCGCGGCGAAGAACTACACCCCGAGCCGCAACCTCTCGATCTTGTTCGTGAACCCGAACCGCTCCAATTGA